The Panicum virgatum strain AP13 chromosome 5K, P.virgatum_v5, whole genome shotgun sequence genome has a window encoding:
- the LOC120705968 gene encoding putative 4-hydroxy-4-methyl-2-oxoglutarate aldolase 2: protein MASLPLATAEVCDSNAGLILNGDLRALQPIFRIYGRRQIFAGPVVTLKIFEDNVLLRELLEEKGHGRVLVVDGGGSTRCAILGSNLAQLAQNNGWAGIVIDGCIRDVDEINGCDVGIRALNSHPMKSNKKGVGEKHVPVTFAGTRICDGEWLYADSDGILLSNSELTV from the coding sequence ATGGCTTCTTTGCCATTGGCCACCGCCGAAGTATGTGACTCCAATGCTGGTTTAATTCTGAATGGTGATCTTCGTGCCCTCCAACCAATCTTCCGTATCTATGGAAGGCGACAGATTTTTGCTGGCCCTGTTGTGACACTGAAGATCTTCGAGGACAACGTTCTGCTCCGTGAGTTACTGGAGGAGAAAGGTCATGGCAGGGTCCTGGTGGTCGATGGTGGCGGGAGCACGCGCTGCGCTATTTTGGGCAGCAACCTCGCTCAGCTAGCGCAGAACAATGGGTGGGCTGGCATTGTGATTGATGGTTGCATCAGGGACGTCGATGAGATCAACGGCTGTGATGTTGGCATCCGTGCTCTAaactcacatcccatgaagtcGAACAAGAAGGGTGTCGGTGAGAAGCATGTCCCTGTGACCTTTGCAGGAACCAGAATTTGTGATGGCGAGTGGCTGTATGCTGATTCTGATGGTATCCTTCTCTCAAATTCAGAATTAACAGTGTAG